One part of the Rutidosis leptorrhynchoides isolate AG116_Rl617_1_P2 chromosome 1, CSIRO_AGI_Rlap_v1, whole genome shotgun sequence genome encodes these proteins:
- the LOC139899216 gene encoding uncharacterized protein — protein MSGRRTYSPDELRALINEGVSAALANMPGGSNTRQNCTYKEFMACKPLPFKGTEGPVGLTHWIEKMESVFSISNCAQANWVKFATSTLEGKALTWWNSIARPMGLEAAHTIPWEDIKTRMTAEYCPDNEVKKMEAELWDLKVIGTDLATYTNRYLELILLCLGMVPT, from the coding sequence ATGTCTGGAAGACGAACCTACAGTCCTGATGAACTCCGAGCACTTATCAATGAAGGTGTCTCCGCTGCATTGGCTAATATGCCTGGAGGCTCAAACACAAGACAAAACTGCACTTACAAAGAGTTTATGGCTTGTAAGCCACTACCATTCAAAGGCACTGAAGGACCAGTGGGTCTAACCCATTGGATTGAGAAGATGGAGTCAGTGTTTAGTATTAGTAACTGTGCTCAAGCTAACTGGGTAAAGTTTGCTACTTCCACACTGGAAGGTAAAGCCTTGACCTGGTGGAATTCTATTGCTCGACCTATGGGTCTCGAGGCTGCTCATACCATCCCTTGGGAAGACATCAAAACCCGTATGACTGCTGAGTATTGTCCCGATAATGAAGTTAAAAAGATGGAGGCTGAGTTATGGGATCTAAAGGTTATTGGGACTGATCTTGCTACTTACACCAACCGCTATTTGGAATTGATTCTACTGTGTCTGGGTATGGTCCCAACTTAA